One window of Robiginitalea biformata HTCC2501 genomic DNA carries:
- the hypE gene encoding hydrogenase expression/formation protein HypE — protein sequence MSKKNLKMKLQCPMPKLDFDIITLGHGSGGLLTNKLLDSGVFHLFDNEHLQQRHDGAMLTLEGKTAFTTDSFVISPIFFPDSNIGELAVNGTVNDLAMCGAIPQYLSLSFILEEGLKMTEFWEILVSIKSAAEQANIQIVTGDTKVVERGKGDKIFINTTGIGQLHAKADIAPSNVQPGDKIIVSDSIATHGVAIMSVREGLEFESELKSDTRGLSHMVSELLDTFGVDIHLLKDPTRGGVATVLNEIARDRNLGIEILQKDLPLQNEVSALCEILGLDPLYVANEGIFIAVVKDAISEKVVEKLQSMEYGANASIIGDVTENHPKQVVLKSAIGGRRIVNMLAGEQLPRIC from the coding sequence ATGTCAAAAAAAAACCTGAAAATGAAATTGCAATGTCCAATGCCTAAATTGGACTTTGACATTATCACATTAGGTCATGGTAGTGGTGGCCTTTTGACAAACAAATTATTGGATTCCGGTGTTTTTCATCTCTTTGACAATGAACACTTGCAACAGCGCCATGATGGAGCTATGTTGACCTTAGAGGGAAAAACCGCATTTACTACCGATAGTTTTGTCATCTCTCCTATTTTTTTTCCGGATAGCAACATTGGTGAACTGGCAGTAAATGGCACGGTAAACGATTTGGCCATGTGCGGGGCAATTCCACAATACCTTTCCTTGAGTTTTATTCTGGAGGAAGGCCTAAAAATGACCGAGTTCTGGGAAATATTGGTATCCATAAAATCCGCAGCGGAACAGGCGAATATTCAGATTGTAACCGGAGACACCAAAGTGGTCGAAAGAGGAAAGGGGGATAAAATATTCATCAATACTACCGGTATCGGGCAATTACATGCCAAAGCGGATATTGCTCCTTCTAATGTGCAACCAGGGGATAAGATTATCGTAAGTGACTCCATTGCGACCCATGGTGTTGCCATAATGTCCGTGAGGGAAGGGTTGGAGTTCGAATCCGAATTAAAAAGTGACACCCGCGGACTAAGCCATATGGTTTCCGAGCTGCTCGACACATTTGGGGTGGATATTCATTTGCTCAAGGACCCCACTCGAGGCGGGGTGGCAACCGTCTTAAATGAAATTGCCAGAGACAGAAATCTGGGTATAGAAATCCTGCAAAAAGACCTTCCTTTACAAAATGAGGTAAGCGCACTTTGCGAAATTCTCGGCTTGGACCCGCTTTATGTAGCGAATGAGGGCATCTTCATTGCAGTGGTCAAAGATGCGATTTCCGAAAAAGTGGTCGAAAAGCTTCAAAGTATGGAATATGGCGCAAATGCTTCCATTATCGGTGATGTAACAGAAAACCATCCAAAACAGGTGGTGCTCAAAAGCGCCATTGGGGGTAGACGCATTGTTAATATGCTGGCAGGAGAACAATTGCCACGGATTTGTTGA
- a CDS encoding nickel-dependent hydrogenase large subunit, whose translation MCFKNLPIAFDEQGNAYLKEGLADPYEHKVVDLGEEQEVLKGLLERNGFIRNIDYDPVTRVAGALAFHSVVDLEKRKVLSTNSMATLFRGYEVILKGRDPRDAAYISSRACGVCGGVHATTAALAIEMALGIKPPPLGIVMRNILLAIEYLYDHPLHLFLLAGPDYSEELVRETNPELLDKAANTKAKNKEVHGYDTILDIMKDLNPLKGKLYLEALSMTRVAREAYVLIGGKYPHPQSVVPGGLSVTVNITVLNEVYSRLIKFFDYSQKVTGIWDDVFDFFLESNPEYAKCGIRPATMMDTGVWDRPEHYDASFENCDKWGEARWSTPGVLVDGEVVTTKLTELNAGIEEFVEHSYYEKWDGHRFKEDANGMPLSPNHPWNKETIPKPGKQSWKDRYSWDTAPTWDRMPMEAGAYTRMYLTAKAQKAPASRFLENTGTSMKIHVPKHYLPEKTLEWKIPEHWNAFERNRARAYCIPYSAMVAMENWLLAMDLIKNGETKVSVPYEIPKKGTHIGFGAWGAGRGFLTHHLIVENGVIDNYQIITPSTLNAAPRTPWGEMGPYEEAVLNTPILEKFDNPEDYKGIDILRAIRSFDPCMPCTTHIMAKDTDHMVTREVTTCACGVE comes from the coding sequence ATGTGCTTTAAAAATTTACCGATTGCTTTTGATGAACAAGGAAATGCTTATCTAAAAGAGGGCCTTGCGGACCCCTATGAACATAAAGTAGTTGACTTAGGCGAGGAACAGGAAGTTTTAAAAGGGCTCTTGGAACGCAATGGATTCATCAGAAACATCGACTATGATCCCGTAACTCGAGTGGCAGGGGCTTTGGCTTTTCATAGTGTGGTCGATCTGGAAAAGCGGAAAGTATTATCTACCAATTCCATGGCTACCCTTTTTCGTGGTTATGAGGTGATTCTCAAAGGGCGCGATCCAAGGGATGCTGCCTATATCAGTAGTCGAGCCTGCGGAGTTTGTGGTGGAGTGCACGCTACTACTGCTGCCTTGGCCATTGAAATGGCCTTGGGGATTAAACCACCACCATTGGGAATTGTAATGCGTAATATTCTTCTGGCGATAGAGTACCTGTACGATCACCCTTTACATCTTTTTCTGTTGGCTGGCCCTGATTATTCAGAGGAGTTGGTGCGTGAAACCAATCCTGAACTTTTGGATAAGGCGGCCAATACAAAAGCCAAGAATAAAGAGGTACACGGTTATGATACCATTTTGGATATCATGAAAGATTTAAATCCCTTGAAGGGCAAATTATACTTGGAGGCCTTGAGCATGACGCGGGTGGCCAGGGAAGCTTACGTGTTGATAGGTGGTAAATACCCACACCCTCAATCAGTCGTCCCAGGCGGACTTTCCGTAACTGTCAACATTACCGTACTTAACGAAGTCTATAGTCGATTGATCAAGTTTTTTGACTACAGCCAAAAGGTAACCGGAATCTGGGACGATGTTTTCGATTTCTTTTTGGAAAGCAATCCGGAGTATGCTAAGTGCGGTATTCGCCCTGCCACCATGATGGATACTGGCGTATGGGATAGACCGGAACATTACGATGCCTCTTTTGAAAATTGTGATAAATGGGGAGAGGCACGATGGTCCACTCCAGGAGTGTTGGTGGATGGAGAAGTGGTCACCACAAAACTTACCGAACTCAATGCCGGGATAGAAGAATTTGTGGAGCACTCTTATTATGAAAAATGGGACGGACATCGCTTTAAGGAAGATGCCAATGGAATGCCCTTAAGTCCCAACCATCCTTGGAACAAGGAAACCATTCCAAAACCTGGAAAGCAAAGCTGGAAAGACCGTTATAGTTGGGATACCGCTCCTACTTGGGATAGAATGCCCATGGAAGCCGGCGCATATACACGAATGTATCTGACTGCCAAGGCCCAAAAAGCCCCTGCAAGTAGGTTCTTGGAAAATACAGGCACCAGCATGAAAATTCATGTGCCCAAGCACTATCTACCCGAGAAAACTTTGGAATGGAAGATTCCCGAACATTGGAATGCCTTTGAACGCAATAGGGCAAGGGCCTATTGTATTCCTTACTCTGCCATGGTAGCCATGGAGAATTGGTTGTTGGCCATGGATTTGATCAAGAATGGGGAAACCAAAGTGAGCGTACCCTACGAAATTCCTAAAAAAGGAACACATATTGGATTTGGTGCATGGGGCGCCGGTAGAGGTTTTTTAACCCACCATCTTATTGTTGAGAACGGTGTCATCGATAATTATCAGATTATTACCCCTTCCACATTAAATGCGGCACCAAGAACACCCTGGGGAGAAATGGGCCCCTATGAAGAGGCGGTGCTCAATACTCCGATCCTTGAAAAGTTCGACAATCCGGAGGATTATAAAGGAATAGATATTTTAAGGGCGATACGGAGTTTTGATCCCTGTATGCCGTGTACCACGCATATTATGGCCAAGGATACCGACCATATGGTAACACGGGAAGTAACAACCTGTGCCTGTGGGGTCGAGTAA
- a CDS encoding HypC/HybG/HupF family hydrogenase formation chaperone: MCLAVPGKIIGFEDTVESVFKIGKVSFDGIVKKINLGLVPEAKEGDYVLVHVGVAMSIVDEEEAKRTMDFLLGTDELDDIRPDEE, translated from the coding sequence ATGTGTTTGGCAGTACCTGGAAAAATTATTGGCTTTGAAGATACCGTTGAAAGTGTGTTCAAAATAGGCAAGGTTTCCTTTGATGGAATAGTGAAGAAAATCAATCTGGGGCTGGTACCGGAGGCAAAAGAAGGTGATTATGTACTTGTGCATGTAGGTGTGGCCATGAGCATTGTTGATGAAGAAGAGGCGAAGCGAACCATGGATTTTCTTCTGGGAACGGACGAACTTGATGATATTCGACCCGATGAGGAATAA
- a CDS encoding ATP-binding protein — protein MKIAIAGKGGVGKTTISGTLCRILGAKGDKVLAIDGDPNPNLSIVLGIDKSDAGPPNLSTDIIERVETEDGKWKFQVRMPFQEVLETYGQKATDNVTLLMVGKPEKAGTGCMCGSHTVVRELVNAALSSEQGQIMVLDTEASLEHMKRGTSKYVDKIYTVVEPYYRSLEAASRFAEMAQQLGIGQVEAIANKVRTKEDEMAIREYCAKINLPIAVFVPFDEQVMAADLKGKSVIDFDPEAKVVKALEALSAAILKN, from the coding sequence ATGAAGATAGCAATAGCAGGAAAAGGAGGGGTAGGCAAAACGACCATTAGCGGTACACTTTGTCGTATTTTAGGAGCCAAGGGGGATAAAGTACTTGCTATTGATGGCGATCCCAATCCCAATCTCTCCATTGTTTTGGGAATTGACAAATCTGATGCGGGGCCACCTAATTTAAGTACCGATATCATCGAAAGGGTTGAGACTGAAGATGGCAAATGGAAATTTCAAGTAAGGATGCCATTTCAGGAAGTCTTGGAAACCTATGGGCAAAAAGCCACGGATAACGTGACCTTATTAATGGTGGGCAAGCCCGAAAAGGCCGGTACCGGATGTATGTGCGGTTCCCATACAGTAGTCCGCGAATTGGTGAATGCTGCACTAAGTTCAGAACAGGGACAAATCATGGTTTTGGATACGGAGGCATCCTTAGAGCATATGAAGCGCGGTACTTCGAAGTACGTGGATAAAATATATACTGTGGTGGAACCTTACTACAGATCGCTTGAGGCAGCCTCAAGATTTGCTGAAATGGCACAACAATTAGGCATTGGACAGGTTGAGGCCATTGCCAATAAAGTACGGACCAAAGAGGATGAAATGGCGATACGCGAATACTGTGCAAAGATAAACCTACCTATAGCGGTATTTGTGCCCTTTGATGAACAGGTCATGGCAGCCGATTTAAAAGGAAAATCTGTAATAGATTTTGACCCGGAGGCGAAAGTTGTAAAAGCCCTGGAAGCACTAAGTGCTGCTATTTTGAAGAATTAG
- a CDS encoding DUF6503 family protein, giving the protein MILKIPTFLISKRKHSLLLIVLIGLLGLGCKGDSKKDSSVERTVPAKEELSKADKLVKEAIHSAGGMGNWSAKKTMSYTKNIQSFDSSGTLLRTVAQIHKYQLKPSFKTYMSWELDGNKHEIVNNGKQAWKLVNGEIQEDKVAVNSAWNSSFGSQYMVCMPFKLKAPGTLLKYEGIDTLSNNRIVHNLQVTYEKGAGSSGGMHTWNYYLNTDNYQFVANFLDHGKGYTYTDYDTFIEVDGIVVTKERKSYVSNENREPVYLRTVYSNSNIQFDIELPEELFKVKN; this is encoded by the coding sequence ATGATTTTGAAAATACCAACCTTCCTGATAAGCAAGAGAAAACATAGTCTTCTTCTTATTGTATTGATTGGCCTTTTGGGCCTGGGATGCAAGGGTGATTCTAAAAAAGATAGTTCGGTAGAACGAACAGTACCTGCCAAGGAAGAATTGAGCAAAGCTGACAAACTCGTCAAAGAGGCGATACATAGTGCCGGAGGTATGGGCAATTGGTCCGCTAAGAAGACCATGTCCTACACAAAAAACATTCAAAGCTTTGATTCCAGCGGAACTTTATTGCGAACCGTTGCACAAATACATAAGTACCAATTAAAACCTTCCTTCAAGACTTATATGAGCTGGGAACTCGATGGTAACAAACACGAAATAGTTAATAACGGCAAGCAGGCCTGGAAACTGGTAAACGGGGAAATTCAAGAAGATAAGGTGGCCGTAAATTCAGCCTGGAATTCATCATTCGGCTCACAATATATGGTATGTATGCCATTTAAATTAAAGGCTCCCGGAACCCTATTGAAATATGAAGGAATTGATACCCTGTCCAATAACAGAATAGTTCACAATCTTCAGGTCACCTATGAAAAGGGAGCGGGAAGCTCAGGAGGGATGCATACATGGAACTACTATTTGAATACAGACAATTATCAGTTTGTGGCCAACTTTTTGGATCATGGAAAAGGATACACCTATACCGATTATGACACTTTTATAGAAGTTGACGGCATAGTGGTAACCAAGGAAAGAAAAAGTTATGTTTCCAATGAAAACAGGGAACCCGTATACTTAAGAACTGTTTATAGTAATTCCAATATTCAATTTGACATAGAATTACCAGAGGAATTGTTTAAAGTAAAGAACTAG
- a CDS encoding NADH-quinone oxidoreductase subunit B family protein, with translation MTQNLAKHFQGPISNVFDVVHAFWIAGGSCDGCSIATVGATNPSVENLLNGTIPGAAKVILHHPVLSVNAGEEFIKPFRLAAKGELGAPFVVLCEGSIMDESIAAQTGGYWSGLGADEDENGDPQPIPSSSWVTRMSEHAAAVIAVGTCATWGGIPAAANNPTNAASVMDLLGEDYRSALGLPVVNIPGCAPQGDNITETIAAVLLFLNGLAPLPEFDELGRPSWLFDETVHRGCTRAGFYEEGTFAEEHGDKECLVEIGCWGPVVQCNINKRGALNHAGGCMNVGAPCIGCTMPGFPDSFAPFYKTAPGTMVSSNISRVTGTVIRNLREMTMAFQNRTPKWNKEGKVPSGWGHVKEPNLVKKVMHYTYEKMQFSDSPKPGSNK, from the coding sequence ATGACACAAAATCTAGCCAAACACTTTCAAGGTCCCATTTCCAATGTTTTTGATGTGGTACATGCCTTTTGGATTGCAGGAGGCAGTTGTGATGGATGCTCTATTGCTACTGTAGGTGCAACAAATCCTTCGGTTGAAAATCTTCTAAACGGAACAATACCCGGAGCGGCGAAAGTTATTTTACATCATCCTGTTTTATCCGTGAATGCTGGGGAGGAGTTCATTAAACCTTTTCGTTTGGCGGCCAAGGGAGAACTTGGCGCTCCATTTGTAGTGCTATGTGAAGGTTCAATTATGGACGAAAGTATAGCGGCGCAGACAGGAGGATACTGGTCTGGACTCGGGGCCGATGAGGATGAGAATGGTGATCCACAACCCATACCTTCGTCAAGTTGGGTAACCAGAATGTCAGAACATGCTGCAGCAGTCATCGCGGTAGGGACCTGCGCAACATGGGGAGGAATCCCTGCTGCTGCAAATAATCCAACGAATGCAGCTAGTGTCATGGATTTATTGGGTGAGGATTATCGAAGTGCTCTTGGGCTCCCAGTGGTCAATATTCCTGGATGTGCTCCACAGGGTGATAATATTACCGAGACCATTGCGGCCGTGTTGCTATTTCTCAATGGATTGGCCCCCTTACCGGAATTCGATGAGCTAGGGAGACCATCATGGTTATTTGATGAAACGGTCCATAGAGGATGTACCCGAGCAGGATTTTATGAGGAAGGTACTTTTGCCGAAGAACATGGGGACAAGGAATGTTTGGTAGAAATAGGATGTTGGGGCCCAGTGGTGCAATGCAACATAAACAAAAGAGGAGCCCTAAATCACGCAGGTGGATGTATGAATGTGGGTGCTCCTTGTATAGGGTGCACCATGCCCGGGTTTCCCGATAGTTTTGCACCATTTTATAAAACGGCTCCGGGAACAATGGTTTCCTCCAATATTTCACGTGTAACCGGCACAGTTATTCGCAATTTGCGCGAAATGACGATGGCGTTCCAAAACCGGACCCCAAAGTGGAACAAAGAGGGCAAGGTACCCTCCGGCTGGGGACATGTCAAAGAGCCCAATTTGGTCAAAAAGGTGATGCATTATACCTATGAGAAAATGCAGTTTAGTGATAGCCCTAAACCTGGTTCCAATAAATAA
- a CDS encoding hydrogenase maturation protease, with the protein MADALKKILVAGVGNELKQDDAFGIEFAKKFRDAVSHLDHIMVMEVGIGGIHLVQELHAGYDILILADAVAWGEEAGHIYFREMEKVSDIEEMPVFEKRTFLADMHYTNPIRALMLAKALKVLPNEVYILGCEAAQHDDFAVGMSEAVEDALPKAMRKLQNWLSQKKLANFE; encoded by the coding sequence TTGGCTGATGCGTTGAAAAAGATCCTGGTTGCGGGAGTTGGTAATGAATTGAAGCAGGATGATGCCTTTGGTATTGAGTTCGCCAAAAAGTTTCGGGATGCTGTCTCGCACTTAGACCATATTATGGTCATGGAGGTAGGTATCGGGGGGATTCATTTGGTGCAAGAGTTACATGCAGGCTATGATATTCTGATTTTGGCGGATGCCGTGGCTTGGGGAGAAGAAGCGGGCCACATCTACTTTAGGGAGATGGAAAAGGTTTCGGATATCGAAGAAATGCCTGTTTTTGAAAAAAGAACTTTTTTGGCCGATATGCACTATACCAACCCCATTCGGGCGTTGATGTTGGCAAAAGCACTGAAGGTATTGCCCAATGAAGTGTATATACTGGGTTGTGAGGCTGCACAGCATGATGATTTTGCGGTTGGTATGAGTGAAGCAGTGGAAGACGCCCTCCCAAAAGCCATGCGTAAATTGCAAAATTGGTTGAGCCAGAAAAAACTTGCAAATTTTGAATAA
- the hypD gene encoding hydrogenase formation protein HypD, giving the protein MKFLSEYRDADLAKKYLAEIHSTVTREWNVMEVCGGQTHSLVKNGIMDLLPKEVQMIHGPGCPVCVTPLNLIDKAIYLAEGKNVILCSFGDMLRVPGSKKSLLQAKAGGADVRILYSPMEAVQIASENPDKEVVFFAVGFETTAPANALSIDKAYDLGLTNYSILASQVLVPPAMEAVIEDEESKIDAFLAAGHVCTIMGMDEYYPLVAHYRIPMVVTGFEPVDLLQGILLTVQQLEKGKAELQNQYSRVVKPKGNPKAQELIRKIFMVSDREWRGIGTIPASGFEVRPKYAAFDANLKFTIQVEKVEEPKECIAGLVLKGIKKPKQCSQFGKKCTPQNPMGAPMVSSEGACAAYYHFSGAAETVA; this is encoded by the coding sequence ATGAAATTTCTTAGCGAATACAGGGATGCCGATTTGGCAAAAAAATATTTGGCTGAAATACATTCCACGGTTACCCGGGAATGGAATGTTATGGAAGTATGCGGCGGGCAGACCCATAGTCTGGTCAAAAACGGAATTATGGATCTGTTACCTAAAGAGGTTCAAATGATTCATGGGCCCGGATGTCCGGTTTGTGTTACCCCGCTTAATTTAATCGATAAAGCCATCTATCTCGCTGAGGGCAAAAATGTCATTCTTTGTTCTTTTGGAGATATGCTACGTGTGCCCGGATCGAAAAAGAGTTTGCTCCAGGCCAAAGCTGGTGGAGCAGATGTACGCATTTTATATTCTCCAATGGAGGCCGTCCAAATCGCAAGTGAAAACCCTGACAAAGAAGTGGTCTTTTTTGCGGTGGGCTTTGAGACTACCGCTCCCGCAAATGCTCTTTCAATTGATAAGGCTTATGACCTGGGACTTACCAACTATTCCATTTTAGCTTCCCAGGTGTTGGTACCGCCGGCTATGGAAGCGGTCATCGAAGATGAGGAAAGTAAAATTGATGCTTTTTTGGCCGCCGGCCACGTATGCACAATTATGGGTATGGATGAATATTATCCATTAGTGGCCCATTACAGAATCCCAATGGTAGTCACTGGTTTTGAACCTGTGGACCTTTTGCAGGGTATACTACTTACCGTTCAACAATTGGAAAAGGGTAAGGCCGAACTTCAAAATCAATATAGCCGTGTGGTTAAGCCGAAAGGAAACCCAAAAGCCCAGGAACTCATCCGTAAGATTTTCATGGTCTCTGACCGGGAATGGCGGGGTATAGGCACTATTCCTGCCAGTGGGTTTGAGGTAAGACCCAAATATGCCGCCTTTGATGCCAATCTAAAGTTTACTATCCAGGTCGAAAAAGTGGAGGAGCCCAAAGAATGTATTGCAGGATTGGTTCTAAAAGGCATTAAAAAACCAAAACAGTGTTCACAGTTCGGCAAAAAATGCACGCCCCAAAATCCGATGGGTGCCCCCATGGTCAGTTCAGAGGGAGCTTGTGCCGCATACTATCACTTCAGTGGAGCCGCAGAAACCGTTGCATAA
- a CDS encoding TetR/AcrR family transcriptional regulator, translated as MKSAIGLFNQKGLVNVRLQQIADETGISVGNLAYHYHSKKAIVLAIDSELGEELELLLSIDQNFPSLLDFDNHLGRYFFILNRYSFYFLDLLEIERAYPKLHSKRVDYVEKMIAQIHEWLLLNVEKEILRPEKMENQYQHLAESIWMIITFWLTQRQVRGKTDIGEGHFKEFVWNQLIPLFTEAGWMEFEAVILPQLKFYLDQSISVDFRKLP; from the coding sequence TTGAAATCAGCAATTGGGCTTTTTAACCAAAAGGGGCTGGTCAATGTTCGACTGCAACAAATTGCTGATGAGACCGGAATAAGTGTAGGGAATCTTGCTTATCACTATCACAGCAAGAAAGCCATCGTTCTCGCCATAGATTCCGAATTGGGGGAAGAATTGGAGCTACTGCTTTCGATAGACCAAAACTTTCCTTCATTGCTTGATTTTGACAATCATCTGGGGCGCTATTTTTTTATACTGAATCGTTATTCGTTTTATTTTCTAGATCTTTTGGAAATTGAACGGGCCTATCCAAAGTTGCATTCAAAACGGGTGGATTATGTAGAGAAAATGATTGCACAAATACATGAATGGCTTTTGCTCAATGTGGAAAAAGAAATCTTAAGGCCAGAAAAAATGGAAAATCAGTATCAACATCTTGCTGAGTCCATATGGATGATCATCACGTTCTGGCTCACCCAACGCCAAGTGCGGGGTAAAACCGATATCGGTGAAGGCCACTTTAAGGAGTTTGTCTGGAACCAATTGATACCATTGTTCACGGAAGCAGGTTGGATGGAGTTTGAAGCGGTGATCCTTCCACAATTAAAATTTTACTTGGACCAATCTATCTCAGTGGATTTCCGTAAATTACCTTAA
- a CDS encoding TonB-dependent receptor plug domain-containing protein: MKNIALTAILLFAHALFFAQEQTQDTIQIDPVEVTAARSSSPLKDLPITVALVSQRTILETQPPSATETLKYIPGVAIQNDGGITSTPIIRGLSRERAPILIDGNSFVGGRIRSYALIDPWQIERVEVIKGPASAFWGSDAVSGLVNVITRRAENGYGKDFKVGTSLYGGYQSVNSYSRGRLEVEGRGNGFDFLIGGGLRDADNTDTPGGEVPNSQFKSAYFDWNIGYSPSENHRLEFSGKYFKNDNVGFPGGLGAPGPPVRDRVFAPDEQTGYNFNYTGKNISNTIEEVGFNAYFKQQRLHIDQVTNVFFEDTMDINRRIDVSLDVDVDFGGFKAFTALRLAENSKLTVGADFLREHRFGTKRELVVDIFNPMGAQVNQVAPPPGQIQPDSDATFFGVFAVEEWKPSEVVDLLFALRFDNFKTEIEDEPFFIPEIADLYNEDNTSDNNTALTGNIGAKIHASDRSDFSINLANSFRAPDLFSKYNFADGVIPNPDLGPEKGVFYELGYAYDGSKFDIGLNFYQNFLNDLYVPVSVDFQGTPNVQNQAVGEARLTGWEYQLSYAIGKLSSVFWTGSYIRGKDRETDENLAFMPADQNIFGFQLRDNRNAFFGRVEGIFTSKQDRPAPTERETDGYSLFNISGGINLHEVWPKFPYSKLVLSVDNLTDKEYQSHVFRGTPGNQTRFFAPGRSINAQLIIKLGVAGK; encoded by the coding sequence ATGAAAAACATTGCTCTTACTGCTATTTTGCTATTTGCGCACGCACTTTTCTTCGCACAGGAACAAACTCAGGATACTATACAAATAGACCCTGTAGAAGTCACTGCGGCACGATCTTCTTCCCCCCTAAAAGACCTGCCGATTACGGTAGCCCTAGTAAGTCAACGCACTATTCTTGAAACGCAGCCCCCCTCTGCCACGGAAACTTTAAAGTACATTCCGGGTGTCGCCATTCAAAACGATGGAGGCATCACCAGCACTCCTATAATAAGAGGCCTTTCCAGGGAACGCGCGCCCATTCTTATCGATGGAAATTCCTTTGTGGGCGGACGAATCAGAAGCTACGCCTTGATCGATCCATGGCAAATTGAGAGGGTTGAAGTGATTAAGGGCCCTGCCTCTGCCTTCTGGGGCAGTGATGCAGTAAGTGGATTGGTCAATGTAATTACCAGAAGAGCAGAAAATGGATACGGCAAAGATTTCAAGGTTGGCACCAGCCTTTATGGGGGCTATCAGTCCGTCAATTCCTATTCGAGGGGACGCCTTGAAGTGGAAGGAAGAGGTAATGGTTTTGATTTTTTAATCGGAGGAGGTCTGCGTGATGCCGATAATACAGATACGCCTGGGGGTGAGGTGCCAAACAGCCAATTCAAATCAGCCTATTTTGATTGGAATATTGGATATTCTCCTTCCGAGAATCATCGTCTTGAATTTAGCGGAAAATATTTTAAAAATGACAACGTGGGCTTTCCAGGTGGGTTAGGAGCACCGGGTCCGCCGGTACGTGACCGTGTTTTTGCTCCCGATGAGCAGACCGGTTACAATTTCAATTATACCGGTAAAAATATATCGAACACTATTGAAGAGGTGGGATTCAATGCATATTTCAAACAGCAAAGACTGCACATTGACCAAGTGACCAATGTATTTTTTGAAGACACTATGGACATCAATCGAAGAATCGATGTCAGCTTGGACGTGGATGTGGATTTTGGTGGTTTCAAGGCCTTTACAGCACTTCGATTGGCAGAAAATTCCAAGTTGACCGTCGGTGCGGATTTTTTGAGGGAACATCGTTTTGGTACTAAAAGGGAGTTGGTTGTGGACATATTTAATCCAATGGGTGCACAAGTGAATCAAGTGGCACCGCCGCCAGGACAAATCCAACCGGATAGTGATGCGACTTTCTTTGGGGTATTTGCCGTTGAGGAATGGAAACCCAGTGAGGTTGTTGATCTGTTGTTCGCACTACGGTTTGATAATTTCAAGACAGAAATAGAGGACGAACCCTTTTTTATTCCAGAAATCGCCGATTTATACAATGAGGACAACACTTCAGATAACAACACCGCCCTTACCGGTAACATAGGTGCTAAAATCCATGCATCGGACAGATCAGATTTCTCGATCAATTTGGCCAACTCATTCCGGGCCCCAGATTTGTTTTCCAAATACAATTTTGCCGATGGGGTCATCCCTAACCCCGATCTTGGTCCTGAAAAAGGAGTATTCTACGAATTGGGTTATGCTTACGATGGTTCAAAGTTCGATATCGGCCTCAATTTTTACCAAAATTTCCTGAATGATCTGTATGTCCCGGTCAGTGTGGATTTTCAGGGTACTCCGAATGTTCAGAATCAAGCCGTGGGGGAAGCCAGACTGACAGGTTGGGAATATCAGCTGAGCTATGCTATTGGCAAGTTGTCCAGTGTTTTCTGGACAGGTTCCTATATTAGGGGAAAAGACCGGGAAACTGATGAAAACCTTGCCTTTATGCCTGCGGATCAAAACATTTTCGGATTTCAACTTCGAGATAACCGCAATGCATTTTTCGGACGGGTGGAAGGCATCTTTACAAGCAAGCAAGATAGACCGGCCCCCACGGAAAGGGAAACCGATGGTTATAGCCTTTTCAATATCAGTGGCGGAATAAATCTGCATGAGGTCTGGCCAAAGTTTCCCTATTCCAAGTTGGTGCTATCTGTGGACAACCTTACGGACAAAGAATACCAAAGTCATGTTTTTAGAGGCACTCCTGGAAATCAAACCCGATTTTTTGCTCCGGGTCGAAGCATTAATGCCCAACTCATAATCAAACTGGGCGTCGCTGGTAAATAG